Proteins encoded within one genomic window of Gadus chalcogrammus isolate NIFS_2021 chromosome 6, NIFS_Gcha_1.0, whole genome shotgun sequence:
- the seraf gene encoding von Willebrand factor D and EGF domain-containing protein: MQLVRLGPGGSLLLLALLAALTGPCASRSDAPRGVANPFVFDPKAKCEPSCKHSGICIRNNTCFCIRGYEGETCQYANCFPKCKNGGQCLRPGKCGCPAGFGGKYCHKVTCEEGCWNGGECKALHGKATCLCLSSWTGNNCQEAVCPQGCRNGGSCVAPGICSCPDGWVGGACHTAVCSQPCLSGGKCISPEKCRCRPSHEGPHCEKKRSQYHYLYKVKGH; this comes from the exons ATGCAGCTCGTGCGTCTGGGCCCCGGGGggtccctgctcctcctggcgCTTCTGGCCGCGCTCACAGGGCCGTGCGCATCGCGCTCCGACGCACCCCGAGGAGTCGCGAACCCCTTCGTTTTCGATCCAAAGGCGAAGTGCGAGCCGTCGTGTAAACACTCGGGTATCTGCATTCGGAACAACACTTGCTTCTGCATACGGGGCTACGAGGGAGAGACCTGCCAGTATG CCAACTGTTTTCCCAAATGTAAGAACGGAGGACAGTGTCTCCGGCCGGGGAAGTGCGGATGTCCTGCCGGCTTTGGCGGGAAATACTGTCACAAAG TGACGTGTGAAGAAGGCTGCTGGAACGGAGGAGAGTGCAAAGCGCTCCACGGCAAGGCAACGTGCCTCTGCCTCTCCAGCTGGACTGGGAACAACTGCCAAGAAG cggTGTGTCCCCAGGGCTGCAGGAACGGCGGCAGCTGCGTGGCTCCGGGAATCTGCAGCTGTCCGGACGGCTGGGTGGGCGGAGCCTGCCACACGG cCGTGTGCAGCCAGCCGTGTCTGAGCGGAGGGAAGTGTATCTCTCCTGAGAAGTGCCGCTGTCGCCCGTCGCATGAAGGCCCCCACTGTGAGAAGAAGAGATCCCAGTACCACTACCTGtacaaggtcaaaggtcactaa